Proteins encoded in a region of the Thermodesulfobacteriota bacterium genome:
- a CDS encoding pyridoxal phosphate-dependent aminotransferase — protein sequence MPVARRVREAMERSSWIRRMFEEGARLKAEFGQENVFDFSLGNPNLEPPEAFRRVLRELAAEERPGSHGYMPNAGYPEVREAVGAQVSREQGVPVQGRHVVMTVGAGGALNAVFRAILEPGDEILVSRPYFVEYGFYAENHGGVLQVVPTTEDFDLRIDALEAAFSPRTRAVLLNSPNNPTGKVYSRENLRQLGDLIARKSAQWGRVIYLISDEPYRKIVYDGVEVPGVFPLFPNCVVCTSYSKDLSLAGERIGYAAVNPAAAEADALVGAITLTNRILGFVNAPALMQRAVARLQGVTVDLGPYRSNRDRLYQGLREAGYACHCPEGAFYLFPKSPIPDDVAFVRELQQENILAVPGTGFGGPGHFRLAYCCSPETVTRGLPGFQRAIARVLSR from the coding sequence ATGCCCGTCGCACGTAGGGTTCGAGAAGCCATGGAGCGGTCGTCCTGGATTCGACGGATGTTCGAAGAGGGCGCGCGCCTCAAAGCGGAGTTTGGGCAGGAGAATGTCTTCGACTTCAGCCTGGGAAATCCCAACCTGGAACCCCCGGAGGCGTTTCGACGGGTGCTGCGCGAGCTGGCCGCCGAGGAGCGGCCCGGCTCCCACGGTTACATGCCCAACGCGGGCTACCCCGAGGTGCGCGAAGCGGTGGGGGCCCAGGTCTCCCGGGAGCAGGGGGTCCCGGTGCAGGGCCGGCACGTGGTGATGACGGTGGGAGCGGGAGGGGCGCTCAACGCCGTGTTCCGGGCCATCCTGGAGCCCGGCGACGAGATCCTCGTGTCGCGGCCGTACTTCGTGGAGTACGGGTTCTACGCCGAAAACCACGGCGGGGTCTTGCAAGTGGTGCCCACCACCGAGGACTTCGACTTGCGCATCGACGCGCTGGAGGCCGCGTTCTCGCCCCGGACCCGGGCCGTGCTCCTCAACTCCCCCAACAACCCCACGGGAAAGGTCTACTCCCGGGAGAACCTCCGGCAGCTCGGCGATCTCATTGCCCGCAAGTCCGCCCAGTGGGGACGGGTCATCTACCTGATCTCCGACGAGCCGTACCGCAAGATCGTGTACGACGGGGTGGAGGTGCCGGGGGTGTTCCCGCTCTTCCCCAACTGCGTCGTGTGCACCTCCTACTCCAAGGACTTGAGCCTTGCCGGGGAGCGGATCGGGTATGCCGCCGTCAACCCGGCGGCGGCCGAGGCCGACGCCCTGGTGGGGGCCATCACCCTGACCAACCGCATCCTGGGCTTCGTCAACGCGCCGGCCCTCATGCAGCGGGCGGTGGCGCGGCTCCAGGGGGTGACGGTGGACCTGGGACCCTACCGGAGCAACCGCGACCGGCTCTACCAGGGGCTGCGAGAGGCCGGCTACGCCTGTCACTGCCCCGAGGGCGCCTTCTACCTCTTCCCCAAGAGCCCCATCCCCGACGACGTCGCGTTCGTGCGGGAGCTCCAGCAGGAGAACATCCTCGCCGTGCCCGGCACGGGGTTCGGGGGCCCGGGGCACTTTCGCCTTGCCTACTGCTGCTCTCCCGAGACCGTCACGCGCGGCCTCCCTGGCTTCCAGCGAGCGATCGCCCGGGTGCTCTCGAGATAG
- a CDS encoding peptidylprolyl isomerase, with the protein MKVENRRYVTIEYSLSLDSGEVVDQSSPGEPMGFLFGSGQIISGLEKGLEGLEPGAAAQVTVEPRDGYGETNPALLREIPRENFPKDMELQAGMGFEARGPHGPVTFRIKEVRPQDVLADFNHPLAGERLHFDVKVADVREPRAEELAELLRGGCDESACGSCGGGCG; encoded by the coding sequence ATGAAGGTGGAGAACCGCCGCTACGTTACGATCGAGTATTCCCTCTCCCTGGACTCGGGAGAGGTCGTGGATCAGTCGTCCCCCGGAGAGCCCATGGGCTTTCTCTTCGGTTCGGGGCAGATCATCTCGGGTCTGGAGAAGGGGCTCGAGGGGCTCGAGCCCGGGGCGGCCGCCCAGGTGACCGTCGAGCCCCGGGACGGGTACGGAGAGACCAACCCCGCCCTCCTGCGGGAGATCCCGAGGGAGAACTTCCCCAAGGACATGGAACTCCAGGCCGGCATGGGGTTCGAGGCCCGGGGTCCCCACGGGCCCGTCACCTTCCGCATCAAGGAGGTCCGCCCCCAGGACGTGCTCGCCGACTTCAACCACCCCCTCGCCGGGGAGCGACTGCATTTCGACGTGAAAGTCGCCGACGTGCGGGAGCCCCGGGCCGAGGAGCTCGCCGAGCTGCTCCGCGGAGGGTGCGACGAATCCGCCTGCGGCAGTTGCGGCGGCGGCTGCGGCTAG